A window from Carassius gibelio isolate Cgi1373 ecotype wild population from Czech Republic chromosome B3, carGib1.2-hapl.c, whole genome shotgun sequence encodes these proteins:
- the LOC127953080 gene encoding piggyBac transposable element-derived protein 4, translated as MHTRACDTDEDWNPEPSPKRRKRPRKSSSSSSSESAAATRGRGRGKGRGRRSQSVPAVSPSTSQVSWHNVDEDDVGPSKPVFRPARELGPQLVKTASYTALQLFQLFFSASVLQTIVQHTNSFGSRNHQGRDKAWQTISVEDLKSYLALVVYMGLVKVSSVTDYWRRSQVYSIPLPAKIMSCRKFLNITNALHLRDPQDDDENERKKGTASYDRLGKIKPLYDNMRDACRTFFHPSQNISIDERMVASKARSGLKQYMKNKPTKWGYNLFVLADSLSGYTCAFFVYQGKSMPSQNGLSYESVMSLIDEKMLGAGSKLYVDNFYTSPMLFRDLLSKRIWACGTIRPNRIGFPKTTTNRLPRNAPRGSIQWLREDELLFVEWKDTREVLMCSTFNKAYEGDTVQRRIKDNDGQWSQVYVPIPGAVLDYNRFMGGVDLSDALIGYYKVLHKTRKWYRTFFNHFVDIAVVNAFILHQHLAREKKERPLTQKAFRETLVLELAGLESATAAPPASSVVCHNPKHITDDSTAGRRKCTLCHQKTPVMCATCEVSLCFLPKRFNVWHAQGGKY; from the coding sequence atgcacacacgtgcatgtgacactgatgagGACTGGAATCCAGAGCCCAGTCCTAAGCGACGGAAGAGACCACGGaagtcatcttcatcatcttcatctgaaTCTGCTGCAGCTACAAGAGGTAGAGGGAGAGGTAAAGGGCGAGGGAGAAGGAGCCAGTCAGTCCCTGCTGTGTCCCCTAGCACCTCACAGGTAAGTTGGCATAATGTGGATGAGGATGACGTTGGGCCTTCCAAGCCGGTGTTTAGGCCTGCTAGAGAACTTGGGCCACAGTTGGTGAAAACTGCATCCTACACAGCACTGCAGTTGTTTCAGCTTTTCTTTTCTGCATCTGTGCTGCAAACCATCGTTCAGCACACAAATTCCTTTGGATCCAGAAATCACCAGGGAAGAGACAAGGCATGGCAGACCATCTCTGTTGAAGACTTGAAGTCGTACCTGGCACTGGTTGTATACATGGGTCTTGTGAAGGTCTCTTCTGTGACTGATTACTGGAGGAGGTCTCAAGTCTATAGTATTCCCCTTCCTGCTAAGATCATGTCCTGTAGGAAGTTTCTGAACATCACAAACGCTCTTCATCTTCGCGATCCTCAGgatgatgatgaaaatgaaaggaagaagggaacaGCATCTTATGACCGCTTGGGGAAGATCAAGCCTCTGTATGACAACATGAGGGATGCCTGCAGAACATTTTTTCATCCAAGTCAGAACATCTCCATAGATGAGAGGATGGTGGCATCAAAGGCGAGGTCTGGACTAAAGCAATACATGAAGAACAAACCCACTAAATGGGGCTACAATCTTTTTGTCTTGGCAGACTCACTAAGTGGTTACACCTGTGCGTTCTTTGTGTATCAGGGTAAGTCCATGCCATCCCAGAATGGGCTGAGTTATGAGTCTGTCATGTCACTCATAGACGAAAAGATGTTGGGCGCTGGTTCCAAGCTGTATGTTGACAACTTTTACACCAGTCCCATGCTTTTCAGAGACCTCCTCTCAAAGAGGATTTGGGCTTGTGGCACCATTCGTCCTAACAGGATTGGTTTCCCTAAGACCACCACCAACAGATTGCCGCGGAATGCTCCACGAGGGTCCATTCAATGGCTCAGAGAGGATGAGCTGCtgtttgtggaatggaaagacaCCCGGGAAGTACTGATGTGTTCTACATTCAACAAAGCATATGAAGGTGACACAGTGCAAAGGAGGATCAAGGACAATGATGGGCAGTGGTCCCAAGTGTATGTACCTATTCCAGGTGCTGTGCTGGACTACAACAGGTTCATGGGTGGGGTGGACCTGTCTGATGCCCTCATTGGATACTACAAAGTGCTCCACAAGACAAGGAAATGGTATCGGACCTTCTTTAACCACTTTGTAGACATTGCTGTTGTCAATGCCTTCATTTTGCATCAGCATCTGGCTAGAGAAAAGAAGGAAAGACCTTTGACCCAGAAAGCATTCAGGGAAACGCTTGTTCTGGAACTTGCTGGCTTGGAATCAGCCACAGCTGCTCCTCCAGCTTCGAGTGTCGTCTGCCACAACCCAAAGCACATCACAGATGACAGCACTGCTGGCCGCCGAAAGTGCACGCTTTGCCATCAGAAGACACCAGTCATGTGTGCAACCTGTGAGGTGTCACTGTGTTTTCTGCCTAAGCGTTTCAATGTCTGGCATGCACAGGGTGGGAAATATTAA
- the LOC127952451 gene encoding oocyte zinc finger protein XlCOF26-like — translation MAFIKEESEDMKIEETLKVKQENTEEHTDLMAVKEESIAPNEKEEKERYEIHHDFKTEEESISKPQIKETFSQKIDHKTGTTSYFIPSHSEKSFSEHGNPKVHTGGESYTCQLCGVRFIHKGNLTVHMTVHTGDKSFTCLKSGKSFDQNKYLKEHMRIHTGGKHNVCHQCGKSFRRKGFLNKHMTIHTKEKLLTCGECGESFELQVSFEEHMRVHTEGKPFTCEQCGKSFTQKSNRNRHMRKLHSIFSTQP, via the exons ATGGCGTTTATTAAAGAGGAAAGTGAAGAcatgaagattgaagaaacattgaAAGTCAAACAAGAAAATACTGAGGAACATACAG ACCTCATGGCGGTGAAAGAAGAGAGCATAGCACCAAATGAAAAGGAAGAGAAAGAACGATATGAGATTCATCATGATTTTAAAACCGAAGAAGAATCTATCAGTAAACCACAGATTAAAGAGACTTTCTCACAGAAAATAGATCATAAAACAGGAACTACGAGTTATTTCATCCCTTCTCACTCTGAAAAGAGTTTCAGTGAACATGGAAACCCTAAAGTCCACACTGGAGGGGAGTCTTACACCTGCCAACTGTGTGGAGTCAGATTCATACATAAAGGAAACCTTACAGTGCACATGACAGTTCACACTGGAGACAAGTCTTTCACTTGCCTTAAGTCTGGAAAGagttttgatcaaaataaatatcttaaagagcacatgagaattcacactggagggAAGCATAATGTGTGccatcagtgtggaaaaagtttccgCCGAAAAGGATTCCTTAACAAACACATGACAATTCACACAAAAGAAAAACTTCTTACATGCGGTGAGTGTGGAGAGAGTTTCGAACTACAGGTAAGCTTTGAAgagcacatgagagttcacactgaaGGGAAGCCCTTCACCTGcgaacagtgtggaaagagttttactcaAAAATCAAACCGTAACAGGCACATGAGAAAACTACACAGCATATTTTCAACACAACCTTGA